In Polyodon spathula isolate WHYD16114869_AA chromosome 11, ASM1765450v1, whole genome shotgun sequence, one genomic interval encodes:
- the LOC121323604 gene encoding ly6/PLAUR domain-containing protein 6B-like: protein MELSCFPCWAVLLQVLLIIIMADSGMARNINFHNFSPPVDPTPFPNSFKCFTCDHATDNYNCNRWAEDKWCPQYTNYCMTVHHFTSQGRSKSVTKRCAVKEDCHAVGCRHHRDTGHTECISCCEGMVCNVEVPTNHTNAVFVIKQSRSSSGDKGRTLSSAAFSLTFLTALLLS from the exons ATGGAGCTCTCTTGCTTCCCCTGTTGGGCCGTTCTCCTTCAGGTCCTCCTAATCATTATCATGGCAGACTCTGGAATGGCCAGAAATATCAACTTTCACAACTTTTCCCCACCAGTCGATC CAACTCCCTTCCCAAACAGCTTCAAGTGTTTCACCTGTGACCACGCAACAGACAATTACAATTGCAACCGATGGGCAGAAGATAAATGGTGCCCCCAAT ATACAAATTACTGCATGACGGTGCATCACTTTACCAGCCAGGGGAGGAGCAAGTCTGTCACTAAGAGATGTGCAGTGAAGGAAGACTGCCATGCAGTGGGTTGCCGCCACCACAGGGACACGGGGCACACG GAATGTATCTCTTGCTGTGAGGGGATGGTGTGCAATGTGGAGGTCCCTACAAATCACACAAACGCAGTGTTTGTCATCAAGCAGTCTCGGAGCTCCTCGGGGGACAAGGGTAGGACGTTGAGCTCTGCAGCTTTCTCACTAACATTTCTGACTGCTTTGCTGCTGTCGTGA